The genomic window GGCCAGCCCGCCATAGTCTTCCAGCGTGGCCAGAACCCGCCGCCGCGCATCGGTCATCCGGTCGGGCAGGCCCGCGCCCAGACGATAGACTTTCCGCATCGAGGGCGGGTCGGACAGCCCCGGCGCGCGGGTCGCCAGCCGCAGCATCGCGGGCAAGGGGGTCAGCGTATAGGCGCCGGCCTTTTCCAGAAACGCCCGCAACTCCTCCCGCATCGGCGCCACATCCAGCACCCGGCGGATGGACCGTACCTTGGCCATATCCCAATCGCCACGCCCCTGATCCCAGACCACGCCCAGCACTTTGCGCGGGCCCAGCGGCACCTCGACAAACGCGCCCAGCCAGCACCCGCCTTCGGGCGCCTTATAGTCCAGCACCCGGTCCAGCGGCTCGGTGGTCAGAACGCCCACCAGCTCTCCTTCTGCGAAATAGTCTTGGCTCATGTCTTTCCGCTTGGCGGCCCTTGCGATAAGAGATCGTCAGATGATCACGGCTGCCACCTGAAAGGAACCATTGCGATGAAATTCTTTGTCGACACCGCAGATATTGACGCGATTGCCGAGTTGAACGATCTGGGAATGGTCGACGGTGTGACCACGAACCCCTCGCTGATCCTGAAATCAGGGCGCGACATTCTGGAAGTGACCAGGGAAATCTGTGATCTGGTCGCAGGCCCGGTTTCCGCCGAAGTGGTCGCGCTGGAGGCCGATGCGATGATCGCCGAAGGTCGCAAGCTGGCGGAGATCGCCGAAAATATCACCGTGAAAGTGCCCCTGACATGGGCCGGGCTGAAAGCCTGCAAAACGCTGTCGGGTGAAGGCAAAATGGTCAATGTAACCTTGTGTTTCTCGGCCAATCAGGCCCTGCTTGCCGCCAAGGCGGGCGCGACCTTTATCAGCCCCTTTATCGGGCGGCTGGACGATCTGAACCTCGACGGGATGGACCTGATCGCCGATATCCGCACGATCTATGACAATTACGGGTTTGAGACGCAGATCCTTGCCGCCTCGATCCGGTCAGCCAACCACATGAAAGACGCCGCCCTGATCGGCGCCGACGTCGCCACGGCGCCGCCCGGTGTCATCAAATCCATGGCCAGCCATGCGCTGACCGACAAGGGTCTGGCAGGCTTCATGGCGGATTGGGAAAAAACGGGGCAGAAAATCCTGTAAATATCGTGTAAGGTTGTCGCCAACCAATAAAAACGACTGAGGCGCAAGTATGAATTTGGGCGATACTGTAGATATATTGAGTGATTGGCGCGAACGGGTGTTGAGCGACCCTGAGCTTGTTCTGGAAGACCGCGACCTGATGCGGGCGTTGATTGCAGCCAATGACCGGCAGATGGGCGGCAATATCGTCGATATGCGCGGGATCGCGATGGAACGGCTGGAAAACCGGCTGGACCGGCTGGAGGATACCCATCGGTCGGTGATTGCCGCAGCTTATGAAAACCTCTCGGGCACCAACCAGATCCACCGCGCCATTCTGGCCCTGCTGGATCAGCCCGATTTCGAGGCATTCCTCAAGACGCTTGGCACGGATGTGGCCGGCATCCTGTGCGTTGATCGCATCCGCCTTGTGCTGGAAAGCGCCGAGGCCACGGAAACCAGCGCGCCCAGTGTGCAGAAGCTTGAGGATTTGCTGAGCATCGTCGCCCCCGGTTTCGTCGATCAGTACCTGACGGGCGGGCGGGATGTGCCGCAACGTTCCGTCACCCTGCGCCAGGTCGGCGACAGTTCCGATGTGATCTATGGCACCGCTGCGGACTGGATCAAATCCGAAGCCTTGCTGCGGCTTGATCTGGGGGAGGGCCGTCTGCCCGGTCTTCTGATCATGGGGGCCGAGGATCCGCATCAGTTCCGCCCCAGCCAGGGCACCGATTTGCTGACCTTTTTCAACGGCACCTTCGAACGGCTGATGCGGAGATATCTGGACTGAGGACGGGCAGATGACCCTTTCGATCAGCCCTGCCGCCCGGGACCTTCTGCAAAACTGGCTGGCCCATGCCGCAGCCCTTGATGGCGCGGCAGAGGCCACGGTTGACGCCTATGGGCGCGATCTGACCGGGTTTCTGGCGTTTCAGACCCAGCATCACGGGGGTGCTTTGGGGCTGGCCCCGCTGCAAGCGCTTGGGATTCGCGATATGCGCGCCTGGATGGCCCATGAACGCGGGCGCGGCGTGGGGGCAAGATCTCTCGCCCGGCAATTATCCGCTGTAAAAAGCTTTTATCGCTGGTGGGCCGAGCGGGACGGGTTTGAAGCCACCGCCATATTCGCCGCCCGCGCACCGAAATTCCAGCGCCCCCTGCCCCGCCCACTGGCCGAAACCGCCGCGCGGGACATGATGGAGACCATGGGCATGCAGGATGGCCGCGACTGGGTCAGCGCCCGCGATCTGGCGGTCATCACCCTGCTTTATGGCTGCGGGTTGCGCATTTCCGAAGCGCTTGGCCTGACCGGCGCGACCCTGCCACTTGGCGAGGTTCTGCGCGTGTTTGGCAAGGGCAGCAAGGAACGCGAGGTGCCGGTTCTGCCCGCCGCGCGACAGGCGGTTGCCACCTATGCAAGGCTCTGCCCGCATCGGCTGGACCCGGGCAGCCCGCTGTTTCGCGGCATCCGGGGCGGCGCGTTGAACCCGCGTCAGGTCCAGAAGACGATGGCGCAGACACGGATGCAGCTTGGCCTGCCCGCAACCGCCACACCACACGCAATGCGGCACAGCTTTGCCACCCATCTTCTGGATGCAGGCGGCGATCTGAGAGCCATTCAGGAACTGCTTGGCCATGCCTCCCTGACAACCACGCAAGCCTATACAGCGGTGGATACCGCCCGCCTGATGGAGGTCTATCGCAACGCCCATCCCAAAGCCTGAGGCCCTTATCGCACTTATTTGACCATTGAAGCGGCGCCCCGCTTGCGTCATGACATTTTCATGAATGCCCGGTTTTCCGCCTTTCTGGTCCATGGGGTCACTGCCATCGGCGCGGCTTTGGCCATGCTGGCGCTGTTGGAGGCGATGCAGCAGCGATGGGATATCATGGCGCTGTGGCTGGCCGTGGCCTTTGTTGTGGATGGCATCGACGGGCCGCTTGCCCGGCATTTTCAGGTCAAGACACATGCGCCGGAGATCAATGGCGAACTTCTGGATCTGATCATCGACTTTCTGACCTATGTGGTGATCCCCGCCTATGCACTTTATGCCTCGGGGCTGTTGCCCGGCTGGACCGGATGGCTGGCGGTGCTTCTGATCCCCTTTGCCAGCGCGCTCTATTTCTCGGATACACGGATGAAAACCGCAGATGACAGTTTTTCGGGTTTTCCGGGCTGCTGGAACATGCTGGTGCTGGCGCTGCTGGTGATGACCCCGGGGGTCTGGGTGACACTGGCGCTGGTGCTGATACTCAGCGTGGCCATGTTCCTGCCGCTGAAATTCGTCCATCCGGTGCGCACAAGACGCTGGCAGATGGTCACCCTGCCGGTTGCGCTGATCTGGACCTTCGGCATTGGCTGGGCCGCCTGGACCAATTTCGCCCCGAACCCTGTTCTGACACTGGTGGTTGCAGGCGCTTCGATCTATCTGGCGCTGGCAGGGATCGCGCAGCAGATGCTGACCGAACGAAACCCGACCTGATCCATGAGGTGAGGATCTCAGGCGAGGGTCTCAGGCAGCAGGCCGCTCGCGAATCAGTTTGGCAAAACTGTCAAACATCGCCGCGTTTGCCGCAATCAACTGCCCGCCGTCCAGCAGATTCTGATCCTCGCGCAGGGGCTCCACCAGCCCCCCCGCTTCGCGCACGATCAGAATACCGGCGGCAATATCCCAGGCATTCAGCCCCCGTTCCCAATAACCCTCATACCGGCCCGCAGCCACATAGGCGAGATCAAGCGACGCCGCGCCCCAGCGCCGGACACCGGCACATTGCGGCATCAGACGCCCCAGATCCTGCAGGGTGGCGGGCAGGTATTTCCGGCCACCAAAGGGCACGCCCGTGGCAAAGACGCTTTCGATCATCTTGGCACGGCCCGAAACCCGCAGCCGGTGATTGTCGTTCAGCCAGGCGCCCTGACCCTTTTCGGCATAGAACATCTCGTCCTTGGCGGGGTCAAAGACCACGCCAGCGACAATGTCACCCTTGTATTCCAGGGCGATGGAAACCGCCCAATGGGGCATGCCGTGCAGGTAATTCGTGGTCCCGTCCAGCGGGTCAACGATCCAGCGCCGTGTCGGGTCGATGCCCGCGACCTCGGCGCTTTCCTCGCCCAGAAACCCGTAATTGGGCCGTGCGCCCATCAGTTCTTCGCGCAGGATATGTTCTGCGGCCATATCGGCCTTGGACACAAAATCGCCCGGGCCCTTGGCACTGACCTGCAGATTTTCCACCTCGCGGAAATCCTTGACCAGGGATCGCCCCGCCAACCGGGCGGCCTTGATCATGACATTGAGATTTGCGCTGCCCTGCATGGCCCGGCCCCTTTGAAGATAAGCCCGCGCTATAGACCCGTCGGCGCGTGCTGCCAAGGCGCAATCGGGCGCCCCGGCCCTCAACACGGCACAGGCAAGCCGCCACGCAGGCACCGGTCACACACCACCTCGTGCAACCGGGTCTTACCCCTGCCTAGCTGCGTTGCAGTTTAAGCGGCTCGGTCCGCGCAAGCTTCAGAACATGGGACATGAAGGGTTTGCTGGTATCATCGCCCCGCGTTGCCCCGTAAAGCCGCCGGGTCAGGCCGGTCTCGGTCAGCGGCCGGGTGACATAGCTGCTGTTGTTGCGCAATTCGCGCACCACCCAATCGGGCAGGACCGATACCCCCCGGTTCGAGGCCACCAGAAGCAGGATGACCGCCGACAATTCCACCTGCCGGATGCCTTTCGGTTCAATCCCAGCCGGGATCAGCATCTGGCTGAACACATCCAGCCGCGGCCGCTCCACCGGGTAGGTGATCAGCAATTCGTCGCGAAAATCCTCTGCCTCGATAAAGGGTTTCGCGGCCAGCGGATGCTGGGCCGAGGCAACGAAAACCGGCTCGTAATCGAACAGCGGGGTGAAATCTATGCCCGGCAGGTCCTCGGGGTCGGAGGAGATTACCAGATCAACCTCTTCGCGCAACAGCGCGGGCAGCGCCTCGAACTGAAGCCCGGGGCGAATATCCACATCCACATCCGGCCAGGCGGTGCGGAACCCCTCCAATACCGGCAAAAGCCAATCGAAACAGGCATGGCATTCAATCGCGATATGGAGCCGCCCCGATTTACCCGCGCGCAGACCGTCAAACTCGTCCTCCAGCGCCGCGATCCGGGGCAATATCTCCTCGGCCAGGCGCAGCAGCTTCATCCCCGCTGGCGACAGGCGCATCGGCTTTGACCGGCGCACGAACAATTCCACCCCCGCCTGCGCCTCCAGACCCTTGATCTGATGGCTCAGCGCACTTTGGGTGATGTGCAGCGTATCGGCGGCCTTGGCCAGCCCACCCTCCTGATGGATCGCACGGATCGTGCGCAGGTGGCGAAACTCCAGATGCATATATGCCTCATATAGATGATGAGTTTTATGAGTTTGTCTTCACATTCCCTCTATGCGACATCACTTACCGACATTTCAAGGATCACAATCGCCATGACCGTCCCGTCCGTTTCCTTCGAGTTCTTCCCTCCGCAATCGCTGGAGGCCTCGTTTCGGCTGTGGGACACGCTTGGGGTCCTGGCCCCGTTGGCGCCCGAATTCGTCTCGGTCACCTATGGTGCGGGCGGCACCACGCGGAAACTGACCCATGAGGCGGTGAAGGCGATTGATACGAATTTCGGCGTACCCGTGGCCGCGCATCTGACCTGCGTGGACGCAACACGCGCCGAAACACTCGCGATTGCCGACAGCTATGCGGAAGCCGGGGTGACGCAAATCGTCGCCCTGCGCGGCGACCCGCCGAAAGGCACGGGCGGCTTCACCCCCCATAAGGACGGGTTTGCAAGCTCCGTCGATCTGATCGAGGCGCTGGCCAGAACCGGCAAATTCACCCTGCGCGTCGGCGCCTACCCTGATCCGCACCCCGATGCGCCCGACATGGCGGCCTGTGTCGCGTTTCTGAAACGCAAGATCGACGCAGGCGCAAGTTCCGCCATCACACAGTTTTTCTTCGAGGCGGAAACCTTCTTCCGCTTCCGCGATGCCTGCGCCGCGGCGGGCATCACCGCGCCGATCATTCCCGGCATCCTGCCAATCCATAACTGGGCCCGGATCCGCCGCTTTGCCAGCAGTTGCGGGGCGGTGATCCCGGCCTGGCTGGACGAGGCGTTCACCGCCGCAAAACGCGACGGGCGGGAGGCTTTGCTGTCCACCGCCTTGTGTTCCGAACTGTGCACCGACCTGATCGAGGGCGGCGTCAGCGATCTGCATTTCTACACGCTGAACGCACCGGAACTGACCCGCGATGTCTGTGCGGCCCTTGGCGTGACCCCGAAACAGGCCCTGGCCGAGGTGGCGTAGCCCCGGCATCACCGGACTTCTCAAGAATTCGGCCCCGCGCGGTCCGGATCAACATATTTACGCCACGTCACATCAAGCATCATCTTGCGCCGCGCCCTCACCCCGGCTTGGGTACAGTGATCAACACAGCGGAGGGCGTCATGGGCACTGGACCCCATACAAAATCTGTCGACGAGGCTGTCGACACCAAACAGCTTCTCTCCATGTCCGGGCTGGCCTTCATGAAAGCCATGCGCGACGGCGCCCTGCCCGTCCCCCCCATTTCCAAAGGGTTGCGGTATCATCTGGATATCGTCGAAGACGGCCGCGTGGTCTTTCGCGGCGCCCCCTCCTTCGATCATACAAACCCGATGGGAACCGTTCATGGCGGTTGGTACGGCACCGTGCTTGACAGTTGCATGGCCTGCGCCGTGATGACCAAACTGCCCAAAGGCTCGGTTTATACGACCCTGGAATACAAGATAAATATCATCCGCCCGATCCCCGTGGGCATGGAGGTTCTGGCCGAAGGCATCACCAGCCATGCGGGCCGCTCCACCGGGGTGGCGGAGGGCACGATCAAAGATGCCCAGGATGGAAAGCTCTATGCCACCGGCTCCACCACCTGCCTCATCATGAAGATCACTGATGGAACATAACCTGCCTTGAATTGACTTGATGCAGGCTTTCGGGCAAGCCCGGGTCTTCCTGCAATCCCTCATTCGGAGATGGTCATGATATCGCCGGTTCTTCCCAGCTATTCCCGCGCACCGCTTTCCTTCGTCAAAGGCGAAGGGGCCTGGCTGGTGGAGGCAGATGGCCGACGGTTTCTGGATTTCGCCAGTGGCGTTGCGGTGATGGCCCTGGGCCATAGGCATCCGGCTTTGGTCAATGCCCTGAAATCGCAGGCAGACCAGCTTTGGCACACCTCCAATCTCTATACGGTGCCGCAACAGCAGGAA from Rhodophyticola sp. CCM32 includes these protein-coding regions:
- a CDS encoding PaaI family thioesterase, which translates into the protein MGTGPHTKSVDEAVDTKQLLSMSGLAFMKAMRDGALPVPPISKGLRYHLDIVEDGRVVFRGAPSFDHTNPMGTVHGGWYGTVLDSCMACAVMTKLPKGSVYTTLEYKINIIRPIPVGMEVLAEGITSHAGRSTGVAEGTIKDAQDGKLYATGSTTCLIMKITDGT
- the metF gene encoding methylenetetrahydrofolate reductase [NAD(P)H], yielding MTVPSVSFEFFPPQSLEASFRLWDTLGVLAPLAPEFVSVTYGAGGTTRKLTHEAVKAIDTNFGVPVAAHLTCVDATRAETLAIADSYAEAGVTQIVALRGDPPKGTGGFTPHKDGFASSVDLIEALARTGKFTLRVGAYPDPHPDAPDMAACVAFLKRKIDAGASSAITQFFFEAETFFRFRDACAAAGITAPIIPGILPIHNWARIRRFASSCGAVIPAWLDEAFTAAKRDGREALLSTALCSELCTDLIEGGVSDLHFYTLNAPELTRDVCAALGVTPKQALAEVA
- a CDS encoding LysR family transcriptional regulator; this encodes MHLEFRHLRTIRAIHQEGGLAKAADTLHITQSALSHQIKGLEAQAGVELFVRRSKPMRLSPAGMKLLRLAEEILPRIAALEDEFDGLRAGKSGRLHIAIECHACFDWLLPVLEGFRTAWPDVDVDIRPGLQFEALPALLREEVDLVISSDPEDLPGIDFTPLFDYEPVFVASAQHPLAAKPFIEAEDFRDELLITYPVERPRLDVFSQMLIPAGIEPKGIRQVELSAVILLLVASNRGVSVLPDWVVRELRNNSSYVTRPLTETGLTRRLYGATRGDDTSKPFMSHVLKLARTEPLKLQRS
- a CDS encoding DUF484 family protein, producing MNLGDTVDILSDWRERVLSDPELVLEDRDLMRALIAANDRQMGGNIVDMRGIAMERLENRLDRLEDTHRSVIAAAYENLSGTNQIHRAILALLDQPDFEAFLKTLGTDVAGILCVDRIRLVLESAEATETSAPSVQKLEDLLSIVAPGFVDQYLTGGRDVPQRSVTLRQVGDSSDVIYGTAADWIKSEALLRLDLGEGRLPGLLIMGAEDPHQFRPSQGTDLLTFFNGTFERLMRRYLD
- a CDS encoding tyrosine recombinase XerC codes for the protein MTLSISPAARDLLQNWLAHAAALDGAAEATVDAYGRDLTGFLAFQTQHHGGALGLAPLQALGIRDMRAWMAHERGRGVGARSLARQLSAVKSFYRWWAERDGFEATAIFAARAPKFQRPLPRPLAETAARDMMETMGMQDGRDWVSARDLAVITLLYGCGLRISEALGLTGATLPLGEVLRVFGKGSKEREVPVLPAARQAVATYARLCPHRLDPGSPLFRGIRGGALNPRQVQKTMAQTRMQLGLPATATPHAMRHSFATHLLDAGGDLRAIQELLGHASLTTTQAYTAVDTARLMEVYRNAHPKA
- the fsa gene encoding fructose-6-phosphate aldolase → MKFFVDTADIDAIAELNDLGMVDGVTTNPSLILKSGRDILEVTREICDLVAGPVSAEVVALEADAMIAEGRKLAEIAENITVKVPLTWAGLKACKTLSGEGKMVNVTLCFSANQALLAAKAGATFISPFIGRLDDLNLDGMDLIADIRTIYDNYGFETQILAASIRSANHMKDAALIGADVATAPPGVIKSMASHALTDKGLAGFMADWEKTGQKIL
- a CDS encoding CDP-alcohol phosphatidyltransferase family protein; translated protein: MNARFSAFLVHGVTAIGAALAMLALLEAMQQRWDIMALWLAVAFVVDGIDGPLARHFQVKTHAPEINGELLDLIIDFLTYVVIPAYALYASGLLPGWTGWLAVLLIPFASALYFSDTRMKTADDSFSGFPGCWNMLVLALLVMTPGVWVTLALVLILSVAMFLPLKFVHPVRTRRWQMVTLPVALIWTFGIGWAAWTNFAPNPVLTLVVAGASIYLALAGIAQQMLTERNPT
- a CDS encoding inositol monophosphatase family protein — translated: MQGSANLNVMIKAARLAGRSLVKDFREVENLQVSAKGPGDFVSKADMAAEHILREELMGARPNYGFLGEESAEVAGIDPTRRWIVDPLDGTTNYLHGMPHWAVSIALEYKGDIVAGVVFDPAKDEMFYAEKGQGAWLNDNHRLRVSGRAKMIESVFATGVPFGGRKYLPATLQDLGRLMPQCAGVRRWGAASLDLAYVAAGRYEGYWERGLNAWDIAAGILIVREAGGLVEPLREDQNLLDGGQLIAANAAMFDSFAKLIRERPAA